Proteins encoded within one genomic window of Felis catus isolate Fca126 chromosome C1, F.catus_Fca126_mat1.0, whole genome shotgun sequence:
- the LOC109502478 gene encoding 40S ribosomal protein S7-like codes for MHLGSSWASALTKEKAMFSLSMKIMRPNDKKLDSFMSGIYQALLKLGMNSDLKAQLKELNITAAKEIGVGGGPKAIIIFIPVPQLKSFQKIQVRLVCELEKKFSGKHVVFIAQRRILPRPTQKSHTENKQKCPRSCTLTGVHDAILEDLVFPSKIVGKRIHVKLDGSQLIKVHLAKAQQNNGEHRVETFSGIYRKLTGKDVHFEFPEFLS; via the coding sequence ATGCATTTAGGCTCTTCCTGGGCCAGTGCTCTCACCAAGGAGAAGGCCATGTTCAGTTTGAGCATGAAGATCATGAGGCCCAATGACAAGAAGCTGGACAGCTTCATGTCCGGCATATACCAGGCTCTCCTCAAGCTGGGGATGAACTCGGACCTCAAAGCCCAGCTAAAGGAGCTGAATATAACAGCCGCCAAGGAAATTGGAGTTGGTGGTGGTCCAAAAGCTATTATCATCTTTATTCCCGTTCCTCAACTGAAATCTTTCCAGAAAATCCAAGTCCGGCTCGTCTGTGAATTGGAGAAAAAGTTCAGTGGGAAGCATGTTGTCTTTATTGCTCAGAGGAGAATTCTGCCTCGGCCAACTCAAAAAAGCCatacagaaaataagcaaaagtgtCCCAGGAGCTGCACTTTGACAGGCGTGCACGACGCGATCCTGGAGGACTTGGTTTTCCCAAGCAAAATTGTGGGCAAGAGAATCCACGTGAAACTGGATGGCAGCCAGCTTATAAAGGTTCATTTGGCTAAAGCACAGCAGAACAATGGGGAGCACAGGGTTGAAACTTTCTCTGGCATCTATCGGAAGCTCACTGGCAAGGATGTTCACTTTGAGTTCCCAGAGTTTCTGTCGTAa